In the genome of Labeo rohita strain BAU-BD-2019 unplaced genomic scaffold, IGBB_LRoh.1.0 scaffold_1048, whole genome shotgun sequence, the window acaaaacaatatttcacacaATATGTTTACATTCAATTGTTTAGTGATgtagaacaaaacatttaattaaacatcaGTCAGTGAAATTACTCACAGTGCTTTTCTGCAGCATCTCACAGCTGGGATGAGTCTCTTGTAGTTTGAAGGTGACGTGAACCTCTTTGGGCTGAACTCATCCAGCACCTTCTCTGACGTGAGAAGTACATAGGTCAGCACTGTGCACATTGAAGATGACAGATTTCTTCCTGCATGTTCATCTAAACTGAGGTAACCCTGTATTTCCTCATATAATGAACGATCTTTGAGCTCAAGTAAGCAGTAAAACAAGTTGACTAAAGCTTCATCTGAGATACCATACttattttgttcttgtttaatgtATTCAGTTGTTTTTGTGATGCTCTCTGTGGTGTCTTCAGTGTGTGTTATCAGGCCTGTGAGCAGGTTTTGACTGGATTTCAGTGAAATGCCCATCAGAAAGCGCAGGAACAGGTCCAGATGTCCTCTCTGACTCTTTATGGCTTTATCAACAGCCTTCTGTAGTAGCTCCTGCAATGTGATTTTTTCCTTGGGcgtataaaagaaaaactgaagctCCTGCATGTTTTTGTTCAGGTAGCAGATGAACACATGCACTGCAGCGAGAAACTCTTGAACACTCAGATGCACAAAGCAAAAGACTTTTGTCTTATAAAGTCCAACTTCCTTCTTAAAGATCTCAGCGATCATTCCTGTGAACTCAGTTTCTTTACTCACATCAATATCACATGCTTTCAGATTTTCTTCATAGAACACAATGTTTTCCTGCTTCAGCTGTTCAAATGCTAGTTTGGCTAGTTTTAAAATCATCTCTCTATTTAATTGTAAGTGCTTTGTACGTTCACTTTCttcttgttcatcatatttcTGGTTCTTCATGTTCATCTGTATCAGCAGGAAGTGAATGTACATTTCAGTAAGTGTTGTGCTGATTTTCTCTGCATTGTTCTCAATGAGAATACCCTGAAGTACTGTGGCCGTGATCCAGCAGAACACAGgaatgtggcacatgatgtagagACTACGAGACGTCTtaatgtgtgagatgattctggAGGCCTGAGTCTCATCTGTGATTCTCTTTCTGAAGTACTCCTCCTTCTGTTGGTCAGTGAATCCTCGCACCTCTGTGAACAAACCTACATAGCGAGGAgagatctgattggctgctgctggtcgtGATGTCACCCACACAAGAGCTGATGGAAGTAGATCCCCTTTGACCAGACTTGTAAACAGCACATCTACAGATGCTTTTTTCTCAATAGTGTTTAGAGACCTACCTTTAAAATTCAGAGGCAGGCGACTCTCATCAAGTCCATCAAATATAAACACAAGCTTATATTCCTCATATAGCTTTGATTTCTCCAGGTCCTTCAGTTCAGGATAAAATTCTAGCATAAGTTCGTGGAGACTGAAATCTTCATTTGTCATTAAGTTCATCTCTCTGAATGGGAGCAGGAACACACAGTGTATATCCTGATTGGTGTTTCCTTCCgcccagtccaggatgaacttgtgcacagagacagtttttccaatgccagcaACTCCCTTGGTCAGCACAGtctttttctcattgtttttcCTCAGTTCAGTAAATATATCATTACATTTGATTGGTTTGTCATGTGATTTTTTGTTCTCGAAAGAATCATCAATCTTCAGAATCTCATGTTCATGATTGACATCTTTCATATCTCCCTCTGTGATGAACAGTTCTGTGTAAATAGCCTTGAGTTGTGTTTCATTGTCTTTGTTGCcttcaaaaatatattctgttttctttttcatatttgttttgtgAGTTTTCAAGAAGTTTTGCAGCtctgtaataaaaaacaataacaataataaaatttggGGGAAAACATGAAACATATTGTGATACCAGCATAATCATCATTACTAATAACTGATGCAGACAGATTAAATTCATACTGCTGAAAACAGTGCTACTCTGTGtatcattcattcgttcattgtTTGATGCAGATGCAGAGCCTAGACAGGGCTATCTTCTGCATGCTGTTCTCAAAGTGCCAAGGGGTCCGCAAAAAAATTTGCTATAGTATCCCATATTTTCTTGACTGTAAGTCACATTTTATATCATAAAACATGCTGTGATTTATTCCAAAGTAACTATGTATAcgtaatataatatgtatatgtaatataatgtattaaataatctTAATGTAGACTGTTAAAAGTAGGCATCAGCTGTGTTATGGTTCAGGTTTGTGGCATACGCCAGAAAGATGTTCAAGAAGATGAAAGCAGCACATTCTGTcgttttctatatttttcaaaGGGGTgaatttacacaaataaaaagacatttttccaTTTCGAATGATGTCCTGCTATTATCTGTATGACTATGAATGACAGAGTATtaagtaaagtttttttattaagttgcTGAGGAAAGAAATTCAAGTGATTGCGCTGGCACCTCGCACGTTCACAAAATATCAGTTCTGACTGTTCATTATTAACGTAAAACACAGTCAAccaaacatataaaaacatattatgcTTAATCAGGGTTCCCACATGTCTTTGATTGACTAATTGATGACTAATTTACCAGTCCTggaaaacacatgaaaaatgagagaaaatggaaaatgtcctggaaaattatcatttaaaaaaaggaattgtGTTCTCCTTTAACCAAGCCCGAAACAAATAATGCTAGTAGTAGA includes:
- the LOC127157345 gene encoding NACHT, LRR and PYD domains-containing protein 3-like isoform X2, with product MKKKTEYIFEGNKDNETQLKAIYTELFITEGDMKDVNHEHEILKIDDSFENKKSHDKPIKCNDIFTELRKNNEKKTVLTKGVAGIGKTVSVHKFILDWAEGNTNQDIHCVFLLPFREMNLMTNEDFSLHELMLEFYPELKDLEKSKLYEEYKLVFIFDGLDESRLPLNFKGRSLNTIEKKASVDVLFTSLVKGDLLPSALVWVTSRPAAANQISPRYVGLFTEVRGFTDQQKEEYFRKRITDETQASRIISHIKTSRSLYIMCHIPVFCWITATVLQGILIENNAEKISTTLTEMYIHFLLIQMNMKNQKYDEQEESERTKHLQLNREMILKLAKLAFEQLKQENIVFYEENLKACDIDVSKETEFTGMIAEIFKKEVGLYKTKVFCFVHLSVQEFLAAVHVFICYLNKNMQELQFFFYTPKEKITLQELLQKAVDKAIKSQRGHLDLFLRFLMGISLKSSQNLLTGLITHTEDTTESITKTTEYIKQEQNKYGISDEALVNLFYCLLELKDRSLYEEIQGYLSLDEHAGRNLSSSMCTVLTYVLLTSEKVLDEFSPKRFTSPSNYKRLIPAVRCCRKALLCGCDLTAQAWESLSLALQSSKTVLRELDLSNNDLQDSGVMLLSEGLKSPNSKLEILRLSICNLTAQSCGSLSSVLQSSNSVLRELDLNNNDLQDSGGMLLSEGLKSPNSKLEIMRLSTCNLTAQSCGSLSSVLQSSNSVLRELDLNNNDLQDHGVKLLSEGLKSPNCQLEILRLSGCMVTEKGCQYVSSALISNSLHLRELDLSYNHPKDSGVKLLTEKLKDPNCKLDKLKYVKQEEFLGFIV
- the LOC127157345 gene encoding NACHT, LRR and PYD domains-containing protein 3-like isoform X1; this translates as MKKKTEYIFEGNKDNETQLKAIYTELFITEGDMKDVNHEHEILKIDDSFENKKSHDKPIKCNDIFTELRKNNEKKTVLTKGVAGIGKTVSVHKFILDWAEGNTNQDIHCVFLLPFREMNLMTNEDFSLHELMLEFYPELKDLEKSKLYEEYKLVFIFDGLDESRLPLNFKGRSLNTIEKKASVDVLFTSLVKGDLLPSALVWVTSRPAAANQISPRYVGLFTEVRGFTDQQKEEYFRKRITDETQASRIISHIKTSRSLYIMCHIPVFCWITATVLQGILIENNAEKISTTLTEMYIHFLLIQMNMKNQKYDEQEESERTKHLQLNREMILKLAKLAFEQLKQENIVFYEENLKACDIDVSKETEFTGMIAEIFKKEVGLYKTKVFCFVHLSVQEFLAAVHVFICYLNKNMQELQFFFYTPKEKITLQELLQKAVDKAIKSQRGHLDLFLRFLMGISLKSSQNLLTGLITHTEDTTESITKTTEYIKQEQNKYGISDEALVNLFYCLLELKDRSLYEEIQGYLSLDEHAGRNLSSSMCTVLTYVLLTSEKVLDEFSPKRFTSPSNYKRLIPAVRCCRKALLCGCDLTAQAWESLSLALQSSKTVLRELDLSNNDLQDSGVMLLSEGLKSPNSKLEILRLSICNLTAQSCGSLSLVLQSSNSVLRELDLSNNDLQDSGVMLLSEGLKSPNSKLEILRLSICNLTAQSCGSLSSVLQSSNSVLRELDLNNNDLQDSGGMLLSEGLKSPNSKLEIMRLSTCNLTAQSCGSLSSVLQSSNSVLRELDLNNNDLQDHGVKLLSEGLKSPNCQLEILRLSGCMVTEKGCQYVSSALISNSLHLRELDLSYNHPKDSGVKLLTEKLKDPNCKLDKLKYVKQEEFLGFIV